A genomic segment from Roseibium algicola encodes:
- a CDS encoding Na+/H+ antiporter subunit D — protein MAGSSVSVDLSQAMVTTPVAAGDWLVVAPSLITILGGALCLMLRKNTDLQPKVGIGFLALLVLANLALLIRVLDHGVITMVMGSWLPPFGIAFTVDTLGVTLSLIGSIVAFCAGVFGAATVDSTGRRYGFYPFLLLLMTGVCGAFLTGDVFNLYVWFEVLLISSYGLLVLGNDRIQLDGAVKYGVLNLIGTNLFLIATGLLYGIFGTLNMADLAMKVAALENPASGTLATVAALYFLAFAMKAAAFPVNFWLPASYHTPNVVVSAVFAGLLTKVGVYALIRIFVLILPASRGYMADVIALVAIATLLTGAIGALAQSEVRRLLGYVVIAGIGSMLAGVAVGSTLAVSGAIFYAVHSIIVMTALYMAAGIMNMMGGSYDLRQLGGLYQKSAVFAAVFLVLGFAVSGLPPFSGFWPKVILVDAAFADGRTWLGAAILVSGFLTTMAMGRVWIFAFWRGGPEGTTDGQAVAVTGEGGAQLSGAAVWLPLGILTALVVYFGLQPEWMLELSTRGASGIVEPLGYLRSVFGGQG, from the coding sequence ATGGCCGGTTCTTCCGTTTCCGTCGATCTTTCCCAGGCCATGGTCACTACGCCCGTTGCGGCGGGTGACTGGCTGGTGGTCGCGCCTTCGCTGATCACAATCCTGGGCGGTGCGCTGTGCCTGATGCTGCGCAAGAACACCGATCTGCAGCCGAAAGTCGGCATCGGTTTCCTGGCACTGCTGGTGCTGGCTAACCTTGCCCTGCTGATCCGGGTGCTCGATCATGGTGTCATCACCATGGTGATGGGCAGCTGGCTGCCGCCGTTCGGCATTGCCTTCACAGTGGATACGCTTGGTGTCACGCTGTCACTGATCGGCTCAATCGTGGCCTTCTGTGCGGGTGTTTTCGGCGCAGCCACCGTTGACAGCACAGGACGCAGATATGGTTTTTATCCATTCCTGCTTCTGCTGATGACGGGTGTTTGCGGCGCGTTCCTGACCGGGGATGTGTTCAACCTCTATGTCTGGTTCGAAGTTCTGCTGATTTCGTCCTACGGGCTTCTGGTCCTCGGCAACGACAGGATCCAGCTTGACGGCGCGGTCAAATACGGTGTCCTGAACCTGATCGGCACGAACCTTTTCCTGATCGCGACAGGTCTGCTTTACGGAATTTTCGGCACGCTCAACATGGCGGACCTCGCCATGAAGGTTGCCGCCCTGGAAAATCCGGCTTCCGGCACGCTGGCAACGGTTGCCGCGCTCTATTTCCTCGCCTTTGCCATGAAAGCGGCCGCGTTCCCGGTCAATTTCTGGTTGCCTGCGTCCTACCACACGCCCAACGTGGTGGTGTCGGCGGTATTTGCAGGCCTTCTGACCAAGGTTGGCGTTTATGCGCTGATCCGCATCTTTGTTCTGATCCTGCCGGCCTCCCGCGGCTATATGGCCGATGTGATCGCGCTGGTTGCCATCGCCACCCTGCTGACAGGGGCGATCGGAGCTCTGGCGCAGAGTGAAGTACGGCGGCTGCTCGGCTATGTGGTCATTGCCGGTATCGGGTCGATGCTCGCCGGTGTTGCGGTTGGTTCGACGCTGGCAGTCTCGGGTGCCATTTTCTACGCGGTCCATTCGATCATCGTCATGACGGCGCTTTATATGGCAGCGGGCATCATGAACATGATGGGCGGTTCCTACGACCTGAGGCAGCTGGGTGGGCTCTATCAAAAGAGTGCGGTGTTCGCAGCCGTGTTCCTGGTACTTGGTTTTGCCGTTTCGGGTCTGCCACCATTCTCCGGTTTCTGGCCCAAGGTCATTCTTGTGGATGCGGCCTTCGCAGACGGCCGGACCTGGCTGGGTGCTGCCATTCTTGTCAGCGGGTTCCTGACAACCATGGCGATGGGCCGGGTCTGGATCTTCGCCTTCTGGCGTGGTGGACCTGAAGGCACTACTGACGGGCAGGCAGTTGCCGTGACGGGCGAGGGCGGCGCGCAACTTTCTGGAGCCGCAGTCTGGTTGCCACTCGGCATTCTGACTGCGCTTGTTGTCTATTTCGGCCTGCAGCCGGAATGGATGCTGGAGCTTTCAACGCGAGGGGCAAGCGGCATTGTTGAACCGCTCGGCTACCTGCGTTCAGTCTTTGGGGGCCAGGGATGA
- the mnhG gene encoding monovalent cation/H(+) antiporter subunit G: MNAAVEIITGIMLVVGASFALVASIGIIRLKDVYMRMHAASKAGTLGSGVMLLALAVHAGDLAVVTRAIAGVVFFLLTAPISAHLLAKAAYAAGYRPCADTKEDALAKTVRPKS; encoded by the coding sequence ATGAATGCTGCCGTTGAAATCATCACCGGTATCATGCTGGTCGTCGGTGCTTCCTTCGCACTGGTCGCATCGATCGGTATCATCCGTCTGAAAGATGTTTACATGCGAATGCATGCGGCCTCCAAGGCGGGTACTCTGGGGTCGGGCGTGATGTTGCTTGCGCTGGCAGTTCATGCTGGCGATCTGGCCGTTGTCACACGGGCAATCGCCGGAGTCGTATTCTTCCTGCTCACCGCCCCAATTTCGGCTCATTTGTTGGCAAAAGCTGCATACGCAGCCGGCTACCGTCCCTGTGCCGATACCAAGGAAGATGCCCTTGCAAAAACTGTCCGGCCGAAAAGCTGA
- a CDS encoding DUF1491 family protein, producing the protein MRVTSEFFVSALVRRVFGEGGFAAVSRKGAPEAGAVFICVDRLDGSFDFYGPAPQAMFSSLPQGRLFESVFERADRETIDARLASEARMDPDYWLVDIEARDGRIDLPLVQDEPKPDTNLFRF; encoded by the coding sequence ATGCGGGTTACATCTGAGTTTTTCGTCAGTGCACTGGTCCGACGCGTATTCGGCGAGGGCGGCTTTGCAGCTGTTTCCAGGAAAGGGGCTCCCGAAGCCGGTGCGGTCTTTATCTGTGTGGACCGTCTTGACGGTAGCTTCGACTTCTATGGCCCGGCGCCGCAAGCCATGTTCAGCAGTCTGCCGCAGGGGCGCTTGTTCGAAAGTGTCTTCGAACGGGCGGACAGGGAAACGATAGACGCGCGGCTGGCAAGCGAAGCGCGAATGGATCCGGACTATTGGCTGGTGGACATCGAAGCACGCGACGGCAGGATTGACCTGCCATTGGTGCAGGATGAGCCGAAGCCCGACACAAACCTCTTCCGCTTTTAG
- a CDS encoding Na+/H+ antiporter subunit E: MTSLFLINILLMLAWGAVTGSFSEVNLAFGFVLSFGALYLIREQVGTAAYFQRVSKGFGLAVLFVYELVLSAWRVAIIVLKPKIKLQPGIIAFPLTVDRDFEITMLANLITLTPGTLSVDVSDDRKTLYVHCIDVPDPQATIDDIKNGFERKILEVFR, encoded by the coding sequence ATGACCAGTCTCTTTCTCATCAACATTCTTCTGATGCTGGCTTGGGGAGCTGTCACGGGCAGCTTCTCTGAAGTCAATCTGGCCTTCGGTTTCGTGCTCAGTTTCGGCGCGCTTTACCTGATCCGGGAACAGGTCGGTACTGCCGCCTATTTCCAGCGGGTCTCCAAGGGCTTCGGTCTGGCTGTGCTCTTCGTCTATGAACTGGTGCTGTCGGCCTGGCGGGTTGCGATCATCGTGCTCAAGCCGAAGATCAAGTTGCAGCCGGGCATCATCGCGTTTCCGCTGACAGTGGACAGGGATTTTGAAATCACGATGCTGGCCAATCTGATCACCCTGACGCCGGGCACATTGTCCGTTGATGTCTCCGACGACCGGAAGACGCTTTATGTGCACTGTATCGACGTGCCTGACCCGCAAGCCACAATCGACGACATCAAGAACGGTTTTGAACGCAAGATCCTGGAGGTGTTCAGATGA
- a CDS encoding DUF2336 domain-containing protein, protein MRQTQHFSQSLPNSASPDKSASTKGDDRGVLLAASELFAGRTRHDVEEKRIFLELASNFLPKTSLPDRRRIANLLAAHPEIPDDLLTQLASDEDELTAYPALRYSPRLSVDLLLKVAEAGPDSLRKAVANRPSLRESVITTLCEHAGAPVIRILLDREDVTLTQAHQAKLSCRSDIVATLGLELAGQDALNPDGLMGQFLHLPAPLKSKAIAAAEMTSLVKQAQTPGSATDRRTDTARLKLRDALVSEALFQQRSRFADLLGQGLGLPQTTCDLLMHDDQAEGLTVALKALGMSASEVTTVMIRMLGENLSLERLRGLLRLHRTLSQGAAEVLVGQWILHDQVTQPVSAQLDSQYQDGSRRDAATTDGQKFGFVQAETTRKSNRS, encoded by the coding sequence ATGCGCCAAACCCAACATTTCAGTCAGTCGTTGCCGAATTCCGCTTCTCCGGACAAATCCGCGTCCACAAAGGGCGATGATCGTGGTGTCCTTCTGGCCGCAAGTGAGCTGTTTGCCGGACGCACTCGGCATGATGTTGAAGAAAAACGTATTTTTCTGGAATTGGCGTCAAACTTCCTGCCTAAAACCTCACTGCCGGACAGGCGCCGGATCGCAAATCTGCTGGCTGCGCATCCGGAAATTCCCGACGACCTCCTGACGCAGCTCGCATCCGACGAAGACGAACTGACGGCCTATCCGGCCCTTCGTTACAGTCCGAGGCTTTCTGTGGATCTCCTTTTGAAGGTTGCGGAGGCTGGTCCGGATTCCCTCCGCAAAGCGGTCGCCAACCGGCCATCCTTGCGCGAATCGGTGATCACGACATTGTGCGAACACGCCGGAGCCCCTGTAATCCGTATCCTTCTCGACCGGGAAGACGTCACCCTGACACAAGCTCATCAGGCAAAACTCAGTTGTCGTAGTGACATCGTTGCCACTCTTGGTTTAGAATTGGCAGGTCAGGACGCATTAAACCCGGATGGACTTATGGGACAATTCCTGCATTTACCAGCTCCGCTCAAATCGAAAGCGATCGCCGCGGCGGAGATGACCAGCCTGGTCAAACAGGCACAAACCCCTGGTTCCGCAACCGACAGACGCACGGACACCGCGCGCCTCAAATTGCGGGACGCACTGGTGAGCGAAGCCCTTTTCCAGCAGCGGTCCCGTTTTGCGGATCTCCTGGGCCAGGGGCTCGGACTGCCACAGACCACTTGCGATCTGCTGATGCATGACGATCAGGCCGAAGGTCTGACCGTTGCGTTGAAAGCGCTTGGTATGTCGGCGTCCGAAGTCACGACCGTGATGATCCGCATGCTGGGTGAAAACCTGTCACTGGAAAGACTGCGCGGCCTGCTGCGCCTCCATCGCACGCTTAGCCAGGGCGCTGCCGAGGTGCTGGTCGGCCAGTGGATCCTGCATGACCAGGTCACTCAGCCCGTATCTGCACAGCTTGACTCGCAATATCAGGATGGTTCGCGCCGCGATGCGGCGACAACGGACGGACAGAAGTTTGGTTTCGTTCAAGCCGAAACCACTCGCAAGTCGAACCGTTCCTGA
- a CDS encoding DUF5330 domain-containing protein: MSLVMCPHNKRANGTKARKTEQTMGSDMFFLLRTAFWLTLVLVLIPLGSDQEDTSTENIDPVSAFLAAQATMSDIGGFCGRNPQACETGGDALTAIGSRARDGARIVYEFLDTQIAEKSGSEQLVTGSTPVQTAGTTSAQPSGQEPQVFAGTPSWQPVFDNVSSKEAVLGPVPRPKPRSGQKT, encoded by the coding sequence ATGTCGCTGGTAATGTGCCCTCATAACAAGCGTGCCAACGGCACAAAGGCACGCAAGACAGAACAGACTATGGGTAGCGATATGTTCTTTCTCTTGAGGACGGCCTTTTGGCTCACCTTGGTGCTCGTCCTGATTCCCCTCGGGTCAGATCAGGAAGACACTTCGACGGAAAACATCGATCCGGTGTCGGCCTTCCTGGCGGCACAGGCAACGATGTCGGACATCGGCGGCTTTTGCGGACGTAATCCGCAGGCCTGCGAAACGGGAGGCGACGCACTGACGGCAATCGGCAGCCGCGCACGCGACGGCGCTCGGATTGTCTATGAGTTTCTCGACACGCAGATTGCCGAGAAATCGGGAAGCGAACAGCTGGTAACCGGCTCGACGCCCGTACAGACTGCTGGCACGACGTCCGCCCAGCCTTCAGGCCAGGAACCTCAGGTTTTCGCCGGCACACCATCCTGGCAGCCGGTCTTTGATAACGTCTCTTCCAAAGAGGCAGTGCTTGGGCCGGTGCCACGGCCCAAACCACGCTCAGGCCAAAAGACCTGA
- a CDS encoding peptidoglycan-binding domain-containing protein → MAKAGHMALDNPVAAGGTVVMGLTACLIVANAVGLQPGRHPAPLFTTRDRPDTMQLPEPDGRSPGLQVQEISTLVLDLQISLRKIGLYEGPLDGLNGPATERAIRGFERHAGQIETGEATEALLALVLMQGESPVTSVNGPVPRPKPGFSGTTRQDGAEVLDAGADDGADAGVESDPKLMKIQQALSELGYGPLKADGVMGANTTAAIRRFEFDRGLPLTGEPGTKVIERLEMVSGRSLSG, encoded by the coding sequence ATGGCGAAGGCCGGTCATATGGCGCTCGACAATCCTGTCGCAGCGGGTGGTACTGTGGTGATGGGGCTGACGGCATGCCTGATCGTGGCCAATGCGGTCGGCTTGCAGCCTGGCCGGCATCCGGCGCCGCTGTTCACGACACGAGATCGACCGGATACCATGCAGCTGCCGGAACCGGATGGCAGAAGTCCCGGGCTTCAGGTGCAGGAGATCTCCACCCTTGTGCTCGACCTGCAGATCTCCCTGCGCAAGATCGGCCTGTACGAAGGGCCTCTGGACGGACTGAACGGCCCGGCGACCGAGCGTGCCATCCGTGGTTTTGAACGTCACGCCGGACAGATCGAGACCGGAGAGGCAACGGAAGCGCTGCTTGCTCTGGTGTTGATGCAGGGAGAAAGCCCCGTAACGTCCGTGAATGGTCCCGTGCCTCGTCCGAAGCCCGGGTTCTCGGGTACGACAAGACAAGACGGGGCTGAAGTCCTTGATGCAGGTGCCGACGACGGTGCCGATGCCGGTGTAGAGTCCGATCCGAAGTTGATGAAGATCCAACAGGCATTGTCCGAACTCGGCTACGGTCCGCTGAAGGCGGACGGCGTGATGGGAGCCAATACCACCGCTGCCATCCGGCGGTTCGAATTTGACAGGGGCCTGCCGTTGACGGGCGAACCCGGCACCAAGGTCATCGAGCGCCTGGAAATGGTCAGTGGCCGGTCGCTGTCCGGCTAG
- a CDS encoding Na+/H+ antiporter subunit C, producing the protein METGVVILIGLFFTVAVYLMLSKQLVRILLGIAILGNAVNMLIFTNGRLTREVPPLIPEHLYAPETATANPLPQALVLTAIVISFSFFAFLLVLAFRAYQELGTDEVNEMRIAEPEHDQTPPQGY; encoded by the coding sequence ATGGAAACCGGCGTTGTCATCCTGATTGGCCTGTTCTTCACCGTGGCCGTCTACCTGATGCTGTCCAAGCAGCTTGTGCGCATTCTTCTGGGTATCGCCATTCTGGGCAATGCCGTGAACATGCTCATCTTTACCAACGGGCGCCTGACGCGCGAGGTTCCGCCGCTCATTCCGGAACATCTCTATGCTCCGGAAACCGCGACGGCCAATCCGTTGCCGCAGGCACTGGTGCTGACGGCTATCGTCATTTCCTTCTCGTTCTTTGCGTTTCTGCTGGTGCTGGCCTTCCGGGCCTACCAGGAACTTGGCACCGATGAAGTCAACGAAATGCGCATCGCCGAACCCGAACACGACCAAACTCCGCCGCAAGGGTACTAA
- a CDS encoding Na(+)/H(+) antiporter subunit B encodes MRTIIFRTIAPYLSALMVLFSIFVLLRGHNEPGGGFIGGLIAASALAIFGIACGVASVRRAIVFHPMGVSGFGLFLAAVAGIPSIFKAQAFMTSQWLEVHVFGVEIALSTPLFFDIGVYLVVVGAIGSIALALEEREAD; translated from the coding sequence ATGCGTACGATCATCTTCCGCACCATTGCGCCCTATCTGTCCGCGCTGATGGTGCTGTTTTCGATCTTCGTGCTGCTGCGCGGCCATAACGAGCCGGGTGGTGGGTTTATCGGCGGCCTGATTGCCGCATCGGCGTTGGCGATTTTTGGTATCGCCTGCGGTGTTGCTTCCGTTCGCCGCGCCATCGTGTTCCACCCGATGGGGGTATCCGGTTTCGGACTGTTCCTGGCGGCTGTGGCAGGCATCCCGTCGATATTCAAGGCGCAGGCCTTCATGACCAGCCAGTGGCTGGAGGTACATGTTTTCGGCGTGGAGATCGCCTTGTCGACGCCGTTGTTCTTCGACATTGGCGTTTACCTGGTGGTGGTGGGTGCCATCGGCTCCATTGCATTGGCGCTTGAAGAAAGGGAGGCCGACTGA
- a CDS encoding MucR family transcriptional regulator: MTDSPVDANLIDLTADIVSAYVSNNTVASTDLPGLINEVYGALQRTASTSTEPEPEPLKPAVPVKKSVMPDYIICLEDGKKFKSLKRHLRTHYNMTPEEYREKWDLGADYPMVAPNYAAARSELAKKMGLGQQRKRSK, from the coding sequence ATGACTGACAGTCCGGTGGATGCGAATCTGATTGATCTTACGGCAGACATCGTCTCAGCCTATGTGAGCAACAACACCGTTGCGTCAACAGATCTGCCAGGCCTGATCAACGAAGTTTACGGCGCGCTGCAGAGAACTGCCAGCACTTCCACCGAGCCGGAGCCGGAGCCGCTGAAGCCTGCCGTGCCGGTGAAGAAGTCGGTCATGCCCGACTACATCATCTGCCTGGAAGACGGCAAGAAGTTCAAGTCGCTGAAGCGCCACCTGCGCACGCACTACAACATGACCCCGGAAGAATACCGCGAGAAGTGGGACCTGGGTGCCGATTACCCGATGGTTGCACCGAACTATGCGGCTGCCCGTTCGGAACTGGCCAAGAAGATGGGCCTCGGCCAGCAGCGCAAGCGCTCCAAGTAA
- a CDS encoding sensor histidine kinase: MDGMIHPEAASDPFLAPLHRSFLLSCFVSGAAALVVLPLHLALAGPPQAATLLALAWMLSQWPLALYLSQSGALSKAAGLSASLFAVFVAGVCAVTGGALSFALAWLLVPPMEAALAASRRTALAVTGLCGALVLALMFVPLPVLPASGFPGLATPFATLAALLYVGLLSLRIALDRSLAQKVVRATEERRLQISQSVSDIYCELGPDGGLKVIGGPVKDVLGHLPVESGEDWLFPRLHVADRPLYLTCLSEARLSGATRTFEARLRVGANRPGEAGQADYRRLAVQLRAGRQNSPSSANGAALLLTLRPLEPIEPSAGKAAGSATDGSARADRISRDMLETAGVEASQALSDILAQSERLERLGRDTSDPVLKLAVQSLRQTGERGLASLTAALDLVPADRSPGEPEITGVDVEACLVQCMDMVARVAVRRGVALEMEPGQDSPLVAADRKLLRQALCFLLVDMVETSEAGAVVSVGVDLGTGYTDYVFSVKNRQSSLCWSAEAAATVLGVSRALLERMGGSLTVQTILGQGESVTVTLPLRTQAQQSAGRTGEVLRVEQLARSA, from the coding sequence GTGGATGGAATGATTCATCCCGAAGCTGCTTCCGATCCTTTTCTTGCACCGTTGCATCGTTCGTTTCTGCTCAGCTGTTTCGTCAGCGGCGCTGCGGCTCTGGTGGTACTGCCACTGCATCTGGCGCTGGCCGGACCGCCTCAGGCAGCCACTCTTCTCGCGCTCGCCTGGATGCTGAGCCAATGGCCTCTGGCACTTTATCTGTCCCAGTCAGGGGCGCTGTCCAAGGCTGCCGGTCTTTCTGCTTCCCTGTTCGCGGTGTTTGTTGCCGGCGTCTGCGCGGTTACCGGCGGTGCGCTGTCCTTTGCACTGGCTTGGTTGCTGGTGCCGCCGATGGAGGCTGCGCTCGCAGCAAGCCGGCGGACGGCACTCGCCGTGACGGGGCTTTGCGGTGCCCTGGTCCTTGCCCTGATGTTTGTTCCGCTGCCTGTCCTTCCGGCTTCCGGATTTCCAGGGCTGGCGACGCCGTTTGCGACGCTGGCGGCTCTGCTTTATGTCGGTTTGCTGTCGCTACGCATCGCGCTTGACCGGTCTCTTGCGCAAAAAGTTGTGAGGGCAACGGAGGAAAGACGCCTCCAGATCAGTCAGAGTGTCTCCGACATCTATTGTGAACTCGGGCCTGACGGTGGCCTCAAGGTCATTGGTGGCCCGGTGAAGGATGTGCTCGGGCACCTGCCGGTCGAAAGCGGGGAGGACTGGCTGTTTCCGCGCCTTCACGTTGCAGACCGGCCGCTTTATCTGACCTGTCTTTCCGAAGCCCGTTTGAGTGGCGCCACAAGAACCTTCGAGGCACGTTTGAGGGTTGGCGCAAATCGTCCGGGAGAAGCAGGGCAGGCCGACTACCGGCGTCTGGCAGTGCAACTGCGTGCCGGCCGGCAGAACAGCCCGTCTTCTGCAAACGGTGCGGCACTTCTGCTGACGCTTCGTCCTCTTGAACCCATCGAGCCGTCGGCAGGCAAGGCCGCGGGATCCGCCACAGACGGAAGCGCACGCGCGGACCGTATTTCGCGGGACATGCTTGAAACGGCGGGCGTTGAAGCTTCGCAGGCGCTGTCGGACATTCTGGCGCAATCCGAACGTCTCGAGCGCCTGGGGCGTGATACCTCCGATCCTGTGCTCAAGTTGGCGGTACAGTCCCTGCGGCAAACCGGCGAACGGGGTCTGGCCTCGCTCACTGCGGCTCTGGATCTGGTTCCGGCCGACAGATCTCCCGGCGAACCGGAGATTACCGGTGTTGATGTCGAAGCCTGTCTCGTTCAATGCATGGACATGGTCGCAAGGGTGGCCGTGCGTCGCGGTGTTGCTCTGGAAATGGAACCCGGCCAGGACAGTCCGCTGGTTGCTGCCGACAGAAAATTGCTGCGGCAGGCGCTGTGTTTCCTGCTGGTGGATATGGTGGAAACTTCCGAGGCTGGCGCCGTGGTGAGCGTTGGTGTCGATCTCGGTACAGGCTACACTGACTATGTGTTTTCGGTGAAGAACCGCCAGTCCAGCCTTTGCTGGAGCGCCGAGGCTGCGGCAACCGTACTGGGCGTTTCCAGGGCCCTTTTGGAGCGCATGGGCGGCAGCCTGACTGTTCAGACCATTCTGGGGCAGGGGGAAAGCGTGACTGTGACCCTGCCGCTTCGGACGCAAGCGCAGCAGAGCGCCGGCCGGACCGGCGAGGTGCTCCGTGTCGAGCAATTGGCAAGATCGGCATAG
- a CDS encoding SufE family protein produces the protein MTTTLSEILETFDFLDDWEDRYKYLIDLGKEMPDLADAEKTDANKVRGCVSQVWLITSIDKTGDGTPVLSFRGDSDALIVQGLVAIVTSLFSGKTAQDILDTDVEGIFAKLGLQEHLTPQRSNGLKSMVGRIRSDAQGALAAA, from the coding sequence ATGACCACAACCTTGAGCGAAATCCTTGAGACGTTTGATTTTCTCGACGACTGGGAAGATCGCTACAAATACCTCATCGACCTTGGCAAGGAGATGCCTGATCTTGCCGACGCCGAAAAGACCGATGCCAACAAGGTGCGCGGTTGTGTGTCGCAGGTCTGGCTGATCACCTCCATCGACAAGACGGGCGACGGCACACCTGTGCTCAGTTTCCGGGGCGACAGCGATGCGCTTATCGTGCAAGGGCTCGTGGCCATCGTCACCTCTTTATTCAGTGGCAAGACCGCGCAGGACATTCTTGACACGGACGTCGAAGGTATTTTTGCCAAACTGGGTCTGCAGGAGCACCTGACGCCGCAGCGCTCCAACGGTCTCAAATCGATGGTCGGACGCATCCGCAGCGACGCGCAAGGAGCTCTGGCAGCAGCCTGA
- a CDS encoding cation:proton antiporter — MTPFETFSSGFLEISVKIALALLTISFIIIVVRTVKGPSLPDRVVALDMLVAVGIGFIAAIGVSTGFYLYIDIAITLGLVGFLATVAFARFVLNRGLAGDKTIMDEVEESIKRREAGQ, encoded by the coding sequence ATGACACCGTTTGAGACCTTTTCTTCCGGTTTCCTGGAAATCAGCGTCAAGATCGCGCTGGCTCTGTTGACGATTTCCTTCATCATCATCGTCGTGCGGACGGTCAAGGGACCGAGCCTTCCGGACCGTGTTGTCGCCCTGGACATGCTGGTCGCGGTGGGGATCGGCTTTATCGCGGCCATCGGCGTTTCCACCGGCTTTTATCTTTACATCGACATTGCGATTACGCTCGGCCTCGTCGGCTTCCTGGCAACCGTCGCTTTCGCACGCTTCGTCCTGAACCGCGGCCTTGCCGGCGACAAGACGATCATGGACGAAGTCGAAGAGAGCATTAAGCGCAGGGAGGCGGGACAATGA